The genomic interval GTAACCACGGAACTGACCACGTCACGCACATAGAGCTGTACGACCTCTTTGCCGTCCCGAGTCCCCGTATTGGCCACCTCGACGGTGATCTTACACGTATCGTCCGCCGAAAAACTCCTTGCCGAAACCGACATCGTTCGATACTCGAAAGTCGTGTAACTCAGGCCGTGGCCGAATGCCCATACCGGATCGGGACTCGAAAAGACGTAGTCGCGGCCCGGGGAGTCCGGAGTTCCGGGGTTCTTGTAAAAGCCTTTATCCGTAGGATAGTAGTTGTAAAAGACCGGAAGGTGTCCGACACTCTGCGGGAAGGAGACATTCAGTTTGCCGGAGGGGTTGACCTCGCCGAAGAGGATCTCGGCGATGGCCCGACCCTCCTGCTCTCCGGCATACCATTGTACCACCACCGCCTCGCAATGCTCCTTGACCCACGGCATGGCCGAAGGTTTCCCGGCCACGAGCACCACGACAGTGGGAGTCCCGGTGGCCTCGACGGCTCGAATCAGCTCCTCCTGAACACCCGTCAGGACAATATCCGAAAGGTCGAAACTCTCACCACTGACCGAATTGGGCCACGGACGTCCCGGAGCTCCGCTCAAGGCGCCCACGAAGACCAGCGCCACATCGCTGTTGCGTGCTGCGGCAACGGCCCGGCCGAAACCGCTGCGATCCTGAGAGTGAATATCGCAGCCTTTGGCATAATGGATCTTCACACGATCGCCAACCAGCGCTTTAATTCCCTGCAGCGGAGTGATTCCGTAACGATTGTCATTGGTCCACATGTAATCCCCAAACTGGACCTGCGCAGCATTCGGTCCGATCACGGCAACCGAACGCAGTCGGTTTTTGTCCAGCGGCAGCAGGCCGTTCTCGTTCTTGAGCAGTACGGCCGATTCACGGGCGGCCTCCAGGGCGAGTTCCACCGCCTCGGGCGTATGGACTGTCTCCGACAGGTCAGCCAAAGCCTCGTAATCCTTGTCGAACAGTCCCATGGCGAACTTTGCCGTCAAGATACGGGAGACGCACTTGTCAATCTCTTTTTCGTCCAGGCCTCCGGCCCGCACCAGACTGTCGAGCCGGGCGTAACAGTCCCCGTCGACCTCCAGATCGACCCCTGCCACCACGGCCTGACGCGCGGCTTCCGCCTTGTCCGCCGCCGTCCGGTGGAAGTGGCGGAGCATGTCGACCGACCCCCAGTCGGAGGTGATATAGCCCGTAAAGCCCATCTCACCGCGGAGAATATCGTCCAGCAGCCAGTGCGATGCTGCAACCGGAACCGCTTCATAGGAATTGTAGGAGTTCATCACGCTGTAAGGCATCGCCTCCCGCATGACGGCCTGGAACGGCTTCAAATAGAGCGAACGGAGCTCCCGCTCGCTACCCACGACCGACGCCAAATTGAGACCGCCGCTCGGGGAACCGTGAGCGACGAAATGCTTCAGGGTAGCCATTACGCCCTCCTCGTTGAAGGCCGAAACATAGGCCACACCCATACGTCCGACCAGATAGGGATCTTCACCGTAGGTCTCCTCGACCCGTCCCCAACGCAACTCCCGAGCGAGATCAAGAACCGGGGCAAGCACCTGATCGACCCCCACTGCCTTCGATTCCCTGGCAATCACCCTGGCCACACGATGTACGAGATCGGGGTTGAACGTACTGGCCAGAGCGATGGATTGCGGAAAAATCGTGGCACCATCCTGAATCAATCCGTGTAAACCTTCGGCTTCTCCAATCACCGGAATTCCCAATCGATTTTTGGCGGCCATGTAACGGTTCAAGGTCAGAAGACTCTGTTGCAACTCTCCGACCGTAAGTTTCGCCCCGAAGACGGAGCCGTAGCTCATACCCTGAAGAACGGAATCCATCCGTGCCGAATCAACCTTCCCGTTCTCCGAAAACTGATTGAACGTGAGATCCTGCATCTGGGCAACTTTCTCTTCAAGGGTCATCCGGCCCAGCAGATCGGCAACCCGAACCTCAACCGGATTCTCCGGATTCTTATAAGCCGGAACTCTGTCTCCACATCCAACAGTCAGGGATGCAACGGCCAAAGCGGCCAAAGACACAACGTTTCTCATTGCACTCTTTCTCATAACGCATCTACGGTAATTTGGTTTACACCCGTTTTCAGGGCAACGGATTTTTCGCCCAGCCGAAGTGTCGCTTCCGTATTGGCCGGAACGGTCACTGTCAAGTCGATCTTGTTGCCGGAACGCTTCCACTCACTGCGGATCCATCCCCGCACGGAACGGTATTCCCCCCGGGCCCAGTCAAGTCCTTCGATAAAGCGGGGTTGAATCAGGATCGAGTCGAACCCGGGATTCCTCCGGTCGAGATTGATTCCCGCAATGGTATTGATCATCCAAGCCGAGACATCCCCGAGGAATGCGTGGTTGAGTGAAGCATCCTTGAAATGCTC from uncultured Alistipes sp. carries:
- a CDS encoding glycoside hydrolase family 3 N-terminal domain-containing protein, which translates into the protein MRKSAMRNVVSLAALAVASLTVGCGDRVPAYKNPENPVEVRVADLLGRMTLEEKVAQMQDLTFNQFSENGKVDSARMDSVLQGMSYGSVFGAKLTVGELQQSLLTLNRYMAAKNRLGIPVIGEAEGLHGLIQDGATIFPQSIALASTFNPDLVHRVARVIARESKAVGVDQVLAPVLDLARELRWGRVEETYGEDPYLVGRMGVAYVSAFNEEGVMATLKHFVAHGSPSGGLNLASVVGSERELRSLYLKPFQAVMREAMPYSVMNSYNSYEAVPVAASHWLLDDILRGEMGFTGYITSDWGSVDMLRHFHRTAADKAEAARQAVVAGVDLEVDGDCYARLDSLVRAGGLDEKEIDKCVSRILTAKFAMGLFDKDYEALADLSETVHTPEAVELALEAARESAVLLKNENGLLPLDKNRLRSVAVIGPNAAQVQFGDYMWTNDNRYGITPLQGIKALVGDRVKIHYAKGCDIHSQDRSGFGRAVAAARNSDVALVFVGALSGAPGRPWPNSVSGESFDLSDIVLTGVQEELIRAVEATGTPTVVVLVAGKPSAMPWVKEHCEAVVVQWYAGEQEGRAIAEILFGEVNPSGKLNVSFPQSVGHLPVFYNYYPTDKGFYKNPGTPDSPGRDYVFSSPDPVWAFGHGLSYTTFEYRTMSVSARSFSADDTCKITVEVANTGTRDGKEVVQLYVRDVVSSVVTPVQELRRFEKVFIPAGESRCVTFELPMCELALWNIDMQEVVEPGDFELRVGAASDDIRLRETITVK